The region CGTGATGGATCGCGCCGTCAAACGGTTCTTCCTCGAAATCGAACGGCTGCAGGCGCACGCTCAGGTTCAGCCCGGCGTCGGGATAGCGGCGGCTGAAGTCGGCGATCCGCGGCGCCAGCCAGCGGGTGCCGAAGGTCGGCAGGACGGCCAGGTTCAGGACGTCGGCGCTGCCCGCATAGGACATCACCTGACGGGTGGCGGCCGTCATCTGCTCCAGCGCGCCGCGGATGTCGTGCAGATAGATGCGGCCGGCGTCGGTCAGCACGATCCGCTGGCGCACCCGCCGGAACAGTTCCACCCCGAGCCGGTCCTCCAGCTGGCGGACCTGCTTGGAAATCGCCCCTTGGGTCAGATGCAGTTCCTCGGCGGCGCGGGTGAAGCTCAAATGGCGGGCGGCACATTCGAAAGCGATCAGGGTATCCGCCGGCGGGACGAAGGCGCGCCGCATGAGAATTGCTCCACTTCATTCCAATTTGGCATGAATGATGGAGAAGCTTTCGCTTTTGCGCAAACGAAATTGGGACAAGACTAGAGAAAACAGAATGACCCTGGCCGCAAGCGGCTGCAAATCAAGGGCCGGATGGCCCGGGAGAGACACCATGGATGCACCGGCACAGACCAAGTCCTCGCCGTCGGGCGGCGGTACCTTCGACTGGCAGGATCCGTTCCGCCTGCGCGAACAGCTCAACGAGGACGAGCAGCTCATCCAGGACACGGCCCGCGCCTACGCCAGGGAAAAGCTCCTGCCGCGAGTGATCGAAGCCTACCGGGAGGAAAAGACCGACCGCTCCATCTTCAACGAGATGGGCGAACTCGGCCTGCTGGGCATCACCCTGCCGGAAGACTATGGCTGCGCCGGCGCGTCCTATGTGGCCTACGGCGTCGTCGCAAGGGAGATCGAGCGGATCGATTCCGGCTACCGGTCCATGATGAGCGTGCAATCGTCCCTGGTCATGTATCCGATCCATGCCTACGGCTCAGAAGAGCAGCGGCAGAAATATCTTCCCAAGCTCGCCAGCGGGGAATTCGTCGGCTGCTTCGGCCTGACGGAGCCGGATGCGGGATCCGATCCCGCCGGCATGCGCACCCGCGCCGACAAGGTCGACGGCGGCTACAGACTTACCGGCACCAAGACCTGGATATCCAATTCGCCGATCGCCGATGTCTTCGTGATCTGGGCGAAGTCGGAAGCCCATGACGGTGCCATACGCGGCTTCGTACTCGAAAAGGGCATGAAGGGGCTCAGCGCACCGAAGATCGGCGGCAAGCTGTCCCTGCGCGCCTCCATCACCGGCGAAGTCGTCATGGACGGGGTCGAAGTCGGCGAAGACGCGCTCCTGCCGAATGTTTCCGGCCTCAAGGGCCCGTTCGGCTGCCTCAACCGGGCCCGGTACGGCATTTCCTGGGGGTCCATGGGCGCGGCGGAAGACTGCTGGACCCGGGCGCGCCAATACGGGCTCGACCGCGAGCAGTTCGGCCGGCCGCTGGCGCAGACGCAGCTTTTCCAGAAGAAGCTGGCCGATATGCAGACCGAAATCACGCTGGGCCTGCAGGCCGCGCTCCGGGTCGGCCGGCTCTTCGACGCCGGCCAGGTCTCCCCGGAAATGATCTCGCTGATCAAGCGCAACAATTGCGGCAAGGCGCTGGACATCGCCCGCCAGGCCCGCGACATGCATGGCGGCAACGGCATTCAGGAGGAATACCACGTCATGCGTCACGCCCAGAACCTGGAAACCGTCAACACATACGAGGGCACGCATGACGTTCATGCGCTGATCCTCGGCCGTGCGCAGACCGGCCTGCAGGCGTTCTTCTAGAGCCCATTGGAGGCGATCAGCCTTCCTGCATTGCGGCGAACAAACCTGAATGCAGGTTGATCGGAGGAGACTTCATGGTGGACCGGACTGCGGATGTCGTCATCATTGGCGGGGCCGTCATGGGCTCTTCCACCGCCTGTCATCTCGCCCAGCGCGGGGATTTTTCCGGGCGCATCGTCGTCGTCGAGGCCGACCCGGCCTACGAGACCTGCGCCTCGGCCCGCTCGGCGGCTTCCGTGCGCCAGCAATTCTCCAGTGCCATCAATATCGAGATTTCGCTCTACGGCATCCGGTTTCTGAGAGAGATCGGCATCGCGCTCGAGGTCAACGGCGAGCGGCCGACGATCGATTTGCATGAAGGCGGCTATCTGTTTCTGGCGACGCCGGACAAGGTCGGCATTCTCGAAGAGAACCACACGCTTCAACAGCAGCTCGGCGCCGATATCGGCTTTTATGACCCGGCGGGCCTCAAGGCGAAATTCCCGTGGCTGGAGGTGTCCGATCTTGCCGCCGGCTGCCACGGGCTCAGCGGGGAAGGCTGGTTCGACGGTTACGGCCTGATGCAGGCGTTCCGCAGGAAGGCACGCGCCTTGGGTGTCGATTATCTGGCGGCGAGGGCGGAAGTGGAGCCGGACGGGACGGGCGCATGGCGCATAAGCCTCTCCAGCGGCGAGACACTGTCGGCGCCGGTGGTGGTCAATTGCGCGGGGGCGGCCGGCGGAACGGAAATCTGCCGCCAGGCGGGACTGGACGTTCCGATCGTTCCCCGCAAACGCTGCGTGTTCACCTTCGAATGCCGCGAGAAGCTGGAAAAATTTCCGCTCCTGATCGACCCGAGCGGAACCTATGTGCGCCCGGAAGGCACCGGCTATATCTGCGGGTCTGCCCCGCCGGCCGACCGGGATCCGGACTGCTCGGATTTCGACGTCGACCACGCGCTCTTCGAAGAGTATATCTGGCCGGTGCTGGCCGCCAGGGTTCCGGCCTTTGAGGCCATCAAACCCGGAGCCGCCTGGGCCGGCACTTACGACATGAACCTCTTCGACCACAACGCCTTCATCGGGGCCGTTCCCGGTCTTGACGGGTTCTTCCTGGCCCTGGGCTTTTCCGGCCACGGGCTGCAGCAGGCGCCGGCCGTCGGCCGGGGACTGGCGGAACTCATTGCAACCGGAGCCTATCAGTCGCTTGACCTGTCGCCCCTGTCGATCGAAAGGCTGGCGGCGAACAAGCCGATCGTCGAAAGAAACGTGGTGTGAGCGCGCGTCGACAGGACTGATGCGCGGCGATCTCCGGTGTCATCGGCTCCGGTCGGAACCGGCGCCAGGCTGATGTTCTGAAAATCGCGGAAGCCGTTTGCCCGCCGGCCTATTCGGCGACGAGAAGCGGCCTGGCCGGCTCCTCGTCTGTGTCATCGGACGCAGAGTCGGGGTCTTTCGGCAAATGCGGGGCACCGGTTTCGGCCGGTTCCACCTCTTCTTCAGCGGGCGTCGAGGCCTCTTCGTCTTCCCCGCCTGTTGCCGTCAGGGCTGCCTCTGCCGTTTCGGTGTCCTCACCGGTCCCGGGCTGGCCGTCCGGCGCGGCGGCCTCGCCCCGGCCATTGGCCGATTCCGAAACGCCGGTCCAGTCGACGAGCCTCGACAGGGAGTCCAGCAGCACCGCCTTCAGCGCGGCCATCCGGCTCTTGTCGGGTTCGAAGGGCGGCGATTCGTGCCTCAGATAGGCGCGCTGCGCCAGCAGCAGCGTTACGGCGTGGACGCCGAGGGCCGGGCGCGCGAAGCTGTGGGTGATGAAGCCGCCCTTGGTGTATCGGTCCACACTGACCGTATAGCCTTCCTGTCCCCTGAAGGAACCGACGAGCACGTTGCGCAGATCCGGATCGCAGGACCTGCCCTCCTCGCTGCCGATATTGACCAGCGGCAGATCCTCATCCGTCACGCCCTTGATATGCGAGCGCATGGACTGGCAGTTGACGAGGATCACCTTGCGGTGCTTGCGGAGCAGCCGGTCGATCTGCTGGTGCAGCGCCTTGTGAAAGGGTGCGTAAAACAACAGGAAACGCTGCTCCGCCTCGGTCGGACCCGGCTCCTCGCCCTCCTGGTAGACACGCTTGCCGTCCAGGGTCGTCGCCGGGCACAGAGCACGCGCGGGATCCATGGCCGCACTCACCGGGGTTTTCGGGTCCCGGTCCAGGTCGATGACGAAGCGGGAAACGTTGGAGCGCAGAACCGTCGCGTCCAGCTCCTTGTGAAAGTCGAAGACGCGCTCCAGGCGCCAAGCCAGATCGGCCTGCAGCTTGCCCGTCGCGTTGAGCCGATTGTAGACAGCCTTCGGCACATCGGTGCCGCTGTGAGGCAGGCACAGAACAAGCGGGCTTTGTCCTTCGTCAATCAGGATCATGCTGCAATGCCTAAACGATACGGCCGTCCGGATTCCCAGCTTGAAGAATTCACGTAACGGAAACAAGAATTTTTCTTGACAGTCTCGAGACACCAACCGCGATCGCAGGGCCGGTGTGAACCAGTTCCCCTCGACAATTCAATGCGTTACCGGCCGGTGTTCGTTTCGAGACCCTCGCAAGAAATCCGGACCCCGATTCACATTCTTAGGCTACCGCCTCCGCGCCGCACAATCAAGGATGGCGAACGAGCTGCCGGGCTGCAATGCCGCTCGGCCGCCGGTCCGGATGCACGTCATCACTTGAGCCTCACAACAGCGGCCGCCCCGCCTGTCTCTCTTGACGGAAACTGCGGTGCGGGCGATGCTCCGGACAAACCCTCCTCATGGCAGTCATTGCCGCGCCGCTTCCAGTCTTGGATCTGCATCACAGGGAAATCGCCATGTCGCTTCGCAACGGCAAAGAGTTTTTGATGATTCCGGGACCGACAAACGTTCCCGACGAGGTACTCAGGGCCATGCACCGGCCGGCGGTGGACATCTACGAAGGCCCGCTCGTAGAAACCACCGAATTCTGCATGGATGGCCTCAAGCGCCTGTTCCGGACGGAAGGCAAGACCTACATCTATGCCGCCAATGGCCACGGCGCCTGGGATGCGGCGCTGTGCAACACGCTGAAACGCGGCGACCGGATCCTTGTCCTGGAGTCCGGCCGCTTCGCGATCGGCTGGGGGGAAGCGGCCAGCGTCACCGGGCTGGACGTCGAAGTCCTGCCCGGGAACTGGGAGAAGGGCGTCGAACCTGATCGGCTGGAAGAGCGGCTCCGGCAGGACGCGGCACATGAGATCGCCGCGATCCTGGTCGTCCAGGTCGACACGGCTTCCGGCGTCTGGAACGACGTCGCCGCGTTGAGAAAGGCCATCGATGCGGCCAATCACCCGGCCCTGTTCATGGTCGACACGATTGCATCTCTCGGCTGCGTGCCGTTTGAAATGGACGCCTGGGGCGTCGACGTCGCCCTGACGGGATCGCAAAAGGGCCTGATGTGTCCGCCCGGCCTTTCCTTTGTGGCCGCGGGCCCGAAAGCCGACAAGGCCCACGAAACGGCTGATCTCAGGACCAACTACACCGACTGGACATTCCGGCAGGGCGCGGAGCATTACCAGAAGTATTGCGGCACGCCGCCGGAGCATCTCCTGTTCGCCTTTCGCAAGGCGCTGGAACTGCTGTTCGAGGAAGGCCTTGAGAATGTCTGGCGCCGGCATGCGCTGCTCGGTGAGGCAACGCGGCGCGCCATTGCCGAATGGTCCAAGGGCGGTGCGGTTCAATTCAACATCACCGACCCGGCGGCCCGTGCCGACAGCGTAAGCGTGATGCGGTTCAGCGAGGGAGATGCCGCCGCCTTGCGGGCGTTCACCAGGGAGGTCTGCGGCGTAACCGTCGGCGGAACGATCGGTGCGCTTTCCGGTAAGGGCATCCGCATCGCCCATATGGGCCACGTCAATGCGGTCATGCTGCTGGGAACGCTCTCGGCCATAGAGCTCGGGCTTGCCAGGTTGAACATTCGCCATGGCAAAGGCGGCGTCCAGGCAGCCATGGACTATCTCGCCGAAGCCCTTTGAGGGACGGCCGACCGGCCGTCAAAGCTTCTCCTCCAGGCGCGCGCAGATCGTCTTCAGCACCTCGATGCGCGCATGGCGCTTGTTTTCGGAGGAAACCGGCGTCCAGGGCGCATGAGGGGTGGACGTGCGGTCGATCATGTCGCCGGCCGCAACCGCGTACTGGTCCCATTTCAGGCGATTGCGCCAGTCATCGTCGGTGATCTTGTGCTGCTTGTAGCTGGTGTCCTCACGCGCCTTGAAGCGGCGCAATTGCTCCTTTTCGGAAATCGCCAGCCAGAACTTGCAGACGATGAAGCCGAAATCGGTCAGCTCCTGCTCGAACTCGTTGATTTCGTTATAGGCCCTCAACCAGTCTTCATGACCGGCAAAGCCTTCGACCCGCTCGACCAGCACCCGCTCGTACCAGGACCGGTCGAAAAACGCGAAATGTCCCCTTGGCGGAACGCGGCGCCAGAAGCGCCACAGATAGGGCCGCGCCTTTTCTTCGTCGCTCGGCGCCGAAATCGGATAGACCTTGTAGATGCGCGGGTCGAGAGGCTGGATCACCCGTCGGATCGCCCCGCCCTTGCCTGCCGCGTCGTTTCCCTGGAACACCAGCACCACGCCGGTTTTCGACATGGATTTCAGGTCGGAAAGGTCCGAGAGCTTTTTCTGATACTTGTCCTTCAGCTCCTCATAGTCGTTCTTTTCCAGCCTGGCGCTCAGATCGATCGTATCCACCGCCGTCTGGCGCTTCACGCCGCCGATAACCGGCGGTGCGGCCAGCGTGCGCGGTTTGCCGTCTTCCAGCTTCCGCTTCATGGCGCCGGCCACCGCCTCGGCAAGCGCGGCGTCGCGGTATTCGGGATCCTCCGAGGGAATGACGAACCAGGGCGCATAGCCCTTGCTGGTCTCCTGGATGAGCCGTTCTCCGGCTTCGCTGGCCTTCTCGTGGTTTTTCAGCGCCGCCCAGTCGGCCAGCACATGGCGGGCCGCGTTTTTCGTCTCGATCTCCTTCAGCCGTTCTTCCTGCGCTTGCCTTGGCAGGACGAACCAGAATTTCAGGATCAGCACATCTTCGTTGGCAAGCATTTCCTCAAACCGGAGGATACGGGCGAGCGCCTTTTCGAAGGCATCTTCGTCGATCCTGTCGAAAATCCAGTCCCTGAGGACGCTCTGGTACCAGCTGCCGAAGACGATCGCGGTATCGCCCCTGGCGGGCAGGTCCCGCCAGTAGCGCCAGAGCGGCGGGCGCAAGCGCGCCTCGTCCATCGGCTCGCCATAGGCATTGCAGATGAGATGGCGCGCATCCATCCAGCCATAGAGCCGCGCAACCGCCTCACCCTTGCCGGCGCCGTCCAGTCCGTCCACCAGCAGCAGTGTCGAAAAAGGCTGGTTCTCGATCACCGGCAACTGGGCGCCAAGCAGGGCCTCCCGCAGTTTCGGCTCCAGTTCCTTGAAGGTCTTCTTGTCCATTTTCTGCGGCAGAAGGGCGGATTCGAACATCGGGACCTCCATGAGTCGATGCGCTCAATGCATCTTGCAGCAGCCGGGGCGAAAAAACCACGTTCCGTTGTGCGTGAAGGCGATATTGAAGAAACCGATTTTTTCGCTATCGGATCAGCGAATGCGCGCCTATATGAAACGGTATCCAGATTCAGGATCCGGAAGCGTTTCAAATCCTGCTGATGGGTCCTGAGCCAGAGGCGGCGCGGCCGTCCGGAATTTGACCTTTAAATGCTTTTGACAGTCAACCCGACCGACGTCCGTGACCGAATTCATTGATCCCGTACTGACCTTTATCGCGGAAAATCCTTCGCTGGCAGGTCTGATCTGTTTTCTCGCCGCCATGGGCGAGGCATTGTTCATCATCGGGTTGTTTGTCCCGACGACCGTCGTCCTTGTCGGCGCGGGAACGCTGATCGGCCTCGGCAAGCTCGACCCGGTGCCGCTGTTCATCTGGACGACGCTCGGCGCCACGGTGGGCGATGCCGTTTCCTATTGGATCGGCTATGTGTTCAAGGACAAGATCAAGAGCATGTGGCCGCTTGCCAAATATGTCCACATCATCGAAAGCGGCGAGGCGTTCTTCAGGCGGCACGGCGGCAAGAGCGTCTTCATCGGCCGTTTCGTTCCCGGGGTCAAATCCGTCGTACCGGGAATTGCCGGCATGGCGGGAATGAACTTTGCCCGCTTTACCGTCGTCAACGTCACCTCCGCCTTTGCCTGGACGGTGGCCCATATCGCGCCGGGCATCATTGCCGGCTCCGCCCTCGACGCGATCGGCCAGATCAGCACGCGCCTGGCGCTTGTCCTCGGGGCACTGCTGCTGATCATCTTTCTGGCCGTGATGCTGGGCCGCTGGCTGATCATCATCATCCTGCCGCTGTTTCCGAATGCGCACCAGGTGATCATCAACTGGTTCGCGCGGCGCCGGGATCCGGTCTCCCGATGGATCGCGCGCAATTTCGATCCGGCCCATCCGCGTTCCGTCGGCATGCTTGCCTCGGCGCTGCTGCTGCTGGTCACCATGCCGACCTTTTTCTGGGTGATCGGCGAAGTCGCGCCGGGCGAGCCCATGGTGCGGGCCGACATTGCGATCCGGAACCTGTTCGACAGCCTGCGCACACCCGGCGGCGACCGGATCATGGTCTTCATGACCACGCTCGGCGACGGAATTGTCGTCACCTTCGCAACGGGGGCCGTTGCCGCCTACCTGTTCTTGCGAAAGGCCTGGCGGCGGGGCACCGGCTTCGTCATCGCCATGGCGGGCACCGCCCTGTTCGTGCCGCTGCTCAAGCTGATGCTGCACCGCTCGCGTCCGATGGAGCTCTATACCGGCGCCGACGCCTACAGCCTTCCCAGTGGCCATGCCACGCTCAACGCGGTCCTGTTCGGCATTTGCGCCGTGCTCGTGGCGCACGATCTCAGCCGTTGGGCCAAGGCGGCCATATTCACCGTGACGGCAACCCTGGTGATCACCATCGGCTTTTCCCGGGTCTATCTCGGTGCGCACTGGATGTCCGACGTCCTGGCCGGCCTGCTTTTCGGCATGGCGATGGTTTCCGCCTTCGCCTTCGTGTTCGGCCCGATTCACAACGAGAAGATCGGCCGGACCACGGTTGCCGCAATCGTGGTCCTGACAGTTGCCGCCTTTGGCGGCTGGCATCTTTCACAGAACTACCAAACCGCCCTCGTCACGTATGAGCCGCGCACGAACAAGGAAGTCATGACCCTTTCCGGCTGGCTGGAAGATCACTGGCGGCTCGTCCCCGAGCGCAGGATCGAACTGGACGGCGGCACGGAAGAACCGCTGGTGATCCAGTATTTCGGCGATCTGGACCGCTTCGCCGAAACGGCCGGGCGCGCCGGCTGGCAACCGCCGCCGAAATGGTCCCTCACAACGGCGAGCGGGTTTGTCGAAGGAGAGACGCCGCCGGACTCCCTGCCGATCCTGCCGCGAACCCAGAACGGACGCCAGCCCGTGCAGGTTCTCATCCGCAACGATGCGGGCGAGACCAAGAGCGGACGATGGGTGCTGCGCCTGTGGCCGAGCCGCTACGAGATCCTGAAAGACGGACAACTGCATGCGCTTTATCTCGGCAGTGTGGTTCACGAAGACATCCTGCGGCCGATGGGCGAATTCTCCGGTCCGAGGACGAATATCGAAAAGCCCGACCCGGCCGACAATCCGGCCCTGCTGCTTTCCGGTGCCGTCACCCGTGAACGCGCAGACGGGACCGAAGTCGTGCTAAGCTTCGGCCCGGCAGCGCCCAAGGGGACGAACATCACCAACGCACCGGACCGCTCGGTACCAGTTCAAAGTGACTGAAACCCCGCTATTCCTCTAGGGTATGGCCCCATGAAATTGAACGCACTGGCGTCAAAACGGCAATGAGCAGGGAGGAAAAGTTCGCAGGTCGATGCTTGTGCATCGGCCAAGGGCTTTGACGCTGCTGCTCGCAGCCGTTTTGGCGTCCGTCGGATCTCTCTGGAGCGGACCAGTGCATTCAATTTTATGGGGCCATACCCTGGGATCTGTAGCTCCCTGCCGGGCGTTTCAGAAATGGGTTGATACTTTCTTCTTATATTCATATATACGAAACTAATGTAATAGAGGGCCATCATGACCGACTTCACACCCCTGACCAGTTTCGCCGGAGGGATCCTCATTGGCGTTGCCGCCGTTGCGCTCATGGCCGTCCACGGACGCATTGCCGGTATCAACGGCATCCTGAGCGGTGTTCTGACCGCACGGTTCGATCGTGACTGGGCCTGGCGCGCCGCCTTTCTCGGAGGAATGGTCGCAAGCCCGCTTGTCATCGTTGCACTGACCGACCGGTTGCCCGAGATCGAGATCCCTTCCTCGCCCGCCCTTCTGGTCGTCGGCGGCTTCCTGACCGGCATCGGCACCACCTACGGCTCCGGCTGCACCAGCGGCCATGGCGTGTGCGGCATGTCGCGGCTGTCCGCCCGTTCCATCGCCGCAACCGTCACCTTCATGGCAACGACCGCCGTCACGGTCTTCGTAACCCGGCATATCTTTGGAGCCTGATCGGATGAAACTGCTTTCCTCTTTTGCCTTCGGCCTTGTGTTCGGAGTTGGTATCCTGATTTCGGGCATGGGCAACCCGGGCAAGGTTCTCAACTTTTTCGATGTCGCGGGCACCTGGGACCCAAGCCTCGCATTCGTGATGGGCGGTGCCCTTCTGGTAACGGCAATCGGCTACCGCCTCGTCTTCAGGATGGAGCGTCCCGTGCTGGCGTCCTCTTTCAGCCTGCCCACGAAACGGGAGCTGGACATGAAGCTTATCGGCGGGTCCGCTGTCTTCGGGATCGGCTGGGGACTGACCGGCTTCTGCCAGGGCGGCCTCATTCCGGTGCTCGGCATCGGCCTGACGGGCCCACTCCTGACACTGGCGGCCATCGCGGCCGGCATTGTCGCCGCCAGATGGGCTATGAGCCTGAGCCGGCGCGGCACCACGGT is a window of Roseibium salinum DNA encoding:
- a CDS encoding acyl-CoA dehydrogenase — protein: MDAPAQTKSSPSGGGTFDWQDPFRLREQLNEDEQLIQDTARAYAREKLLPRVIEAYREEKTDRSIFNEMGELGLLGITLPEDYGCAGASYVAYGVVAREIERIDSGYRSMMSVQSSLVMYPIHAYGSEEQRQKYLPKLASGEFVGCFGLTEPDAGSDPAGMRTRADKVDGGYRLTGTKTWISNSPIADVFVIWAKSEAHDGAIRGFVLEKGMKGLSAPKIGGKLSLRASITGEVVMDGVEVGEDALLPNVSGLKGPFGCLNRARYGISWGSMGAAEDCWTRARQYGLDREQFGRPLAQTQLFQKKLADMQTEITLGLQAALRVGRLFDAGQVSPEMISLIKRNNCGKALDIARQARDMHGGNGIQEEYHVMRHAQNLETVNTYEGTHDVHALILGRAQTGLQAFF
- a CDS encoding NAD(P)/FAD-dependent oxidoreductase, giving the protein MVDRTADVVIIGGAVMGSSTACHLAQRGDFSGRIVVVEADPAYETCASARSAASVRQQFSSAINIEISLYGIRFLREIGIALEVNGERPTIDLHEGGYLFLATPDKVGILEENHTLQQQLGADIGFYDPAGLKAKFPWLEVSDLAAGCHGLSGEGWFDGYGLMQAFRRKARALGVDYLAARAEVEPDGTGAWRISLSSGETLSAPVVVNCAGAAGGTEICRQAGLDVPIVPRKRCVFTFECREKLEKFPLLIDPSGTYVRPEGTGYICGSAPPADRDPDCSDFDVDHALFEEYIWPVLAARVPAFEAIKPGAAWAGTYDMNLFDHNAFIGAVPGLDGFFLALGFSGHGLQQAPAVGRGLAELIATGAYQSLDLSPLSIERLAANKPIVERNVV
- a CDS encoding N-formylglutamate amidohydrolase; protein product: MILIDEGQSPLVLCLPHSGTDVPKAVYNRLNATGKLQADLAWRLERVFDFHKELDATVLRSNVSRFVIDLDRDPKTPVSAAMDPARALCPATTLDGKRVYQEGEEPGPTEAEQRFLLFYAPFHKALHQQIDRLLRKHRKVILVNCQSMRSHIKGVTDEDLPLVNIGSEEGRSCDPDLRNVLVGSFRGQEGYTVSVDRYTKGGFITHSFARPALGVHAVTLLLAQRAYLRHESPPFEPDKSRMAALKAVLLDSLSRLVDWTGVSESANGRGEAAAPDGQPGTGEDTETAEAALTATGGEDEEASTPAEEEVEPAETGAPHLPKDPDSASDDTDEEPARPLLVAE
- a CDS encoding pyridoxal-phosphate-dependent aminotransferase family protein codes for the protein MSLRNGKEFLMIPGPTNVPDEVLRAMHRPAVDIYEGPLVETTEFCMDGLKRLFRTEGKTYIYAANGHGAWDAALCNTLKRGDRILVLESGRFAIGWGEAASVTGLDVEVLPGNWEKGVEPDRLEERLRQDAAHEIAAILVVQVDTASGVWNDVAALRKAIDAANHPALFMVDTIASLGCVPFEMDAWGVDVALTGSQKGLMCPPGLSFVAAGPKADKAHETADLRTNYTDWTFRQGAEHYQKYCGTPPEHLLFAFRKALELLFEEGLENVWRRHALLGEATRRAIAEWSKGGAVQFNITDPAARADSVSVMRFSEGDAAALRAFTREVCGVTVGGTIGALSGKGIRIAHMGHVNAVMLLGTLSAIELGLARLNIRHGKGGVQAAMDYLAEAL
- the pap gene encoding polyphosphate:AMP phosphotransferase, giving the protein MFESALLPQKMDKKTFKELEPKLREALLGAQLPVIENQPFSTLLLVDGLDGAGKGEAVARLYGWMDARHLICNAYGEPMDEARLRPPLWRYWRDLPARGDTAIVFGSWYQSVLRDWIFDRIDEDAFEKALARILRFEEMLANEDVLILKFWFVLPRQAQEERLKEIETKNAARHVLADWAALKNHEKASEAGERLIQETSKGYAPWFVIPSEDPEYRDAALAEAVAGAMKRKLEDGKPRTLAAPPVIGGVKRQTAVDTIDLSARLEKNDYEELKDKYQKKLSDLSDLKSMSKTGVVLVFQGNDAAGKGGAIRRVIQPLDPRIYKVYPISAPSDEEKARPYLWRFWRRVPPRGHFAFFDRSWYERVLVERVEGFAGHEDWLRAYNEINEFEQELTDFGFIVCKFWLAISEKEQLRRFKAREDTSYKQHKITDDDWRNRLKWDQYAVAAGDMIDRTSTPHAPWTPVSSENKRHARIEVLKTICARLEEKL
- a CDS encoding bifunctional DedA family/phosphatase PAP2 family protein, with amino-acid sequence MTEFIDPVLTFIAENPSLAGLICFLAAMGEALFIIGLFVPTTVVLVGAGTLIGLGKLDPVPLFIWTTLGATVGDAVSYWIGYVFKDKIKSMWPLAKYVHIIESGEAFFRRHGGKSVFIGRFVPGVKSVVPGIAGMAGMNFARFTVVNVTSAFAWTVAHIAPGIIAGSALDAIGQISTRLALVLGALLLIIFLAVMLGRWLIIIILPLFPNAHQVIINWFARRRDPVSRWIARNFDPAHPRSVGMLASALLLLVTMPTFFWVIGEVAPGEPMVRADIAIRNLFDSLRTPGGDRIMVFMTTLGDGIVVTFATGAVAAYLFLRKAWRRGTGFVIAMAGTALFVPLLKLMLHRSRPMELYTGADAYSLPSGHATLNAVLFGICAVLVAHDLSRWAKAAIFTVTATLVITIGFSRVYLGAHWMSDVLAGLLFGMAMVSAFAFVFGPIHNEKIGRTTVAAIVVLTVAAFGGWHLSQNYQTALVTYEPRTNKEVMTLSGWLEDHWRLVPERRIELDGGTEEPLVIQYFGDLDRFAETAGRAGWQPPPKWSLTTASGFVEGETPPDSLPILPRTQNGRQPVQVLIRNDAGETKSGRWVLRLWPSRYEILKDGQLHALYLGSVVHEDILRPMGEFSGPRTNIEKPDPADNPALLLSGAVTRERADGTEVVLSFGPAAPKGTNITNAPDRSVPVQSD
- a CDS encoding YeeE/YedE family protein, translating into MTDFTPLTSFAGGILIGVAAVALMAVHGRIAGINGILSGVLTARFDRDWAWRAAFLGGMVASPLVIVALTDRLPEIEIPSSPALLVVGGFLTGIGTTYGSGCTSGHGVCGMSRLSARSIAATVTFMATTAVTVFVTRHIFGA
- a CDS encoding DUF6691 family protein: MKLLSSFAFGLVFGVGILISGMGNPGKVLNFFDVAGTWDPSLAFVMGGALLVTAIGYRLVFRMERPVLASSFSLPTKRELDMKLIGGSAVFGIGWGLTGFCQGGLIPVLGIGLTGPLLTLAAIAAGIVAARWAMSLSRRGTTVKA